A single region of the Labeo rohita strain BAU-BD-2019 chromosome 3, IGBB_LRoh.1.0, whole genome shotgun sequence genome encodes:
- the snn gene encoding stannin, whose amino-acid sequence MSITDHSPTTGVVTIIVILIAIAALGALILGCWCYLRLQRISQSEDEESIVGEGETKEPFLLVQYSAKGPRVEHKTKLTPNGTESHT is encoded by the coding sequence ATGTCTATCACGGACCATAGCCCCACCACTGGGGTCGTCACAATTATTGTAATACTCATTGCCATTGCCGCACTGGGGGCTTTAATTCTCGGTTGTTGGTGCTATTTGCGGCTGCAGCGCATCAGTCAGTCTGAAGACGAGGAAAGCATTGTTGGTGAAGGTGAAACCAAGGAGCCCTTCTTGCTGGTCCAGTATTCGGCCAAAGGCCCGCGGGTGGAGCACAAGACCAAGCTCACCCCAAACGGCACCGAGAGCCACACCTAA